CTGGTGCGGATTTGCCAGCTCGAAGATTTGGAGTCGCTGTCGAGCCTGATCGGCCAGTTGCGCGAGGGTGGCGCCGCGGGGCCGGCATCGGTGCCCGTCCGTAGCAAGCCCCTGTCGGCGGGACCGCCTGCCGCACCCGCGTCGACCGAGGCAAAAAAAAAACCGCCTACCGCGGAACTAAGTGACCCGCCGCCGGTCCACGCCGCCGAACCGGTTGCCTCGGCGGCTGCCGCGCCGCTCGACGCGAACGAGATTTGGGGGCAAATCGGTTCCCAGCTTGGAGATATGTTGGCCGAGATGGCCCGGAGGGTGGCTCATGTAGCAATTTCTGCGCCTAACCGGCTGGTCGCGGCTTTCCCGGAGAAGTATACTTCTTGTAAGACGTACTGCGAGCGGCCGGAGAACATGGCCAAGTTCGAGCAGGCGGTGGCCCGCACGACCGGCCAGCGGTTCCGGATCGAGTTCGTGGTGGCTCCCGACGGGCCGGACGTGGGCGAACCGACGCCAGTCAAGCGAATCATCAGCCCCCAGCAGCGATTGCTGGAAAAGGCGGAACACCCGTTGGTGCGGCGTGCGGGCGAATTGTTCGGGGCCTTTCCCGTCAAGGTCGAGGAGCCGGAGGCGGCGCGACCGTAACGAAGGATAAAGCGATGTTGGGAGCGTTTGGAAACCTTACTTCCTTGATCAAACAGGCCAAGCAGCTCGAAGGCCGGCTGGCCGGCGTGGGCGAAGAGCTGCGCACCAAGCGGGCCATCGGCGTGGCGGGCGGTGGGCTGGTCGAACTGGAGGTCAACGGCCTGGAAGAAGTCCTGCGATGCAAGATCGATCCCAGCCTGCTTTCGGGCGGAGACACCGAACTGCTGGAAGACCTGGTCTGCGCCGCCGCCAACCAGGCGATCGTCAAGGCCAAGCAGTTGCACTCCGACGCCATGCGCAATCTGGCCGGGGGCTTCGGGCTGCCGGCTCTCGACGACGCCTTGGCCAAGGCCGGAAGGACGAAGGACGAGCCATCGTGACCTTGCTGACGGAATCCGTCACGAAGTTGGTTGACGAGTTTGCCAAGCTGCCGGGCATCGGAAAGAAATCGGCCGAGCGGCTGGCGTACCACGTGTTGCGGGTACACAAGAATGAAGCTTTGGCGTTGGCGGATGCGATCCGCAATGTGAAAGAAAACGTGCGATATTGCCGCACGTGCTACAACCTGGCGGAAGGCGAAGAGTGCGCCGTCTGTCGCGATCCACGGCGCGATCGAACGCTGCTCTGCGTGGTGGAGCAACCCCGCGATTTGATGGCGCTGGAGCAGGCGGCCAGTTTCCGCGGGTTGTATCACGTTTTGTTGGGCCGCATCGCGCCGCTGGAAGGCATCGGGCCGGACCAATTGACCATCGCCGCGTTGGTCGAGCGGGTCCGCTCCGGATCGTTTCGAGAGATCATTATGGGCACGAATCCGACGTTGGAAGGCGACGGCACGGCCCTTTATATAGCGAATCAACTCGAGGGCGTACCGGTGGAGATCACCCGCCTGGCTCGCGGAATCACGACCGGCAGCGTGCTAGAGTTTGCAAACAAGGAGATTCTGGCCGACGCGTTGGCCGGAAGACAAAAGTTTTAGTCCGTGGTCCGTTGTCCGTGGTCCGTTGAGGCCGACGGACAACGAATG
The DNA window shown above is from Pirellulales bacterium and carries:
- a CDS encoding YbaB/EbfC family nucleoid-associated protein, which codes for MLGAFGNLTSLIKQAKQLEGRLAGVGEELRTKRAIGVAGGGLVELEVNGLEEVLRCKIDPSLLSGGDTELLEDLVCAAANQAIVKAKQLHSDAMRNLAGGFGLPALDDALAKAGRTKDEPS
- the recR gene encoding recombination mediator RecR; amino-acid sequence: MTLLTESVTKLVDEFAKLPGIGKKSAERLAYHVLRVHKNEALALADAIRNVKENVRYCRTCYNLAEGEECAVCRDPRRDRTLLCVVEQPRDLMALEQAASFRGLYHVLLGRIAPLEGIGPDQLTIAALVERVRSGSFREIIMGTNPTLEGDGTALYIANQLEGVPVEITRLARGITTGSVLEFANKEILADALAGRQKF